Below is a window of Sceloporus undulatus isolate JIND9_A2432 ecotype Alabama chromosome 9, SceUnd_v1.1, whole genome shotgun sequence DNA.
cttttggGAGGTAGCTCCGCATATCCCTTATAAGTCCACTgcattcccgctctttccccagttttaTGCCACGTAAgcgacatgagaatgagccagtgaagagcaggacactgaggggaggatgggtgggatttgtatgtattggcagatgaccactcgaagaatgGTCATCTGCCAATACATACTTccactggagagaagtgaccagtggggtcccacagggctctgtcctgggcccagggctattcaacatctttatcaatgacttggatgacagaattggggggtatacttatcaaatttgcagatgacaccaaattaggaggaatagctaatactccagatgacaggatcaaaattcaaaatgacctgaatagactagaaagctgggccaaagctaacaaaatgaaatccaacacagagaaatgaaaggtactgcacttagggcggaaaaatgaaatgcacagatataggatgggggacacctggcttaaggagacaacatgtgaaagggatctaggagtcctaagtagaccacacattgaacatgagtcaacagtgcagtgaggcagctaacaaggccaatgcgattttaggctgcatcaatagaagtatagtgtctagatcaagggaggtcatagtgccactctattctgctctgatcaggccccacctggaatattgtgtccagttctgggcaccacaatttaaaaaggacattgagaaactggagcatttccaaaggagggctactaaaatggtgaagagtctggaaaccatgccctacgaggaacgacttaggtaattagggatgtttagcctgcagaagagaaggttaaggggtgatatgatagccctatttaaatatttgaagggatgtcacattgaagatggtgcaagcttgttatcttctgctccagagaataggacctggaacaatggatgcaagctacaggaaaagagattccaacttaacattaggaggaacttccaagcagtaagggctgtttgacagtggaacaaactccctcggagtgtagtggagtctccctctttggaagtcttttaaacaaaggctggatggccatctgtgctttgattgagagttcctgcatggcaggaatggggttggactgaatggcccttgggatctcttccaactctacagtacTAGTTACATTGGACTCTGGATATGAGAGGGACCCCCTTTTCCCCATGCCATGGTCTCTCATTAGGTAATAAGTAATACACAAACAGCTGCCCCTGGAAATCTCACCCCATTTTGTTTCTCTACACAGCTCCCTGGATGAAGGTACTGACGTTCCCATCCTCTACGAGCAATCACAGTTCAGCCCAGAGGAGGTAAGAGAAAACCCAAAGCCTACCTAAGACTACCACCAAGAAGGcatcatccaccaccacccccacctgCTTAGAGACACCAGGGTGCCTCTTACATAGACCTTTCAGGTGGAGAATTCATCTCAGAGCAGTCAGGCCTTCAGGTAGGCTGGACTAGTGCATGTTGGGCCTGTTCAGCTCACATCATGATCTATGATCTGAACAGCCTGGAAAGCCATTCCCTAACCAATGCACACccaagaaaataagcttgcttagCACATCAAGGCTTTTTACGTACAGCAAATGGGAGTTaattttgttctctctctttttcccttctgACAGAAGAATGTCTGGCTACATAACATGTGCCAGCAGTTCTCCAGCCTTCCCCTGGAAAGAGGTCGGATTATGGTAGCAAATATCGCCCAGAGACATTTGACAAGCATTCTAGAACATTGTTTGGAATCTGATCAAAAGTAGGCAGATTACCTCTTATTTGCTCTTACATGTATCTCTCAGCCCCTGAGAGAAGCCCAATAAAGATCTgactccctcctccttccctctttctcttaaCAGAGAGTGTGAAGACATTTTCTATTATGTCATTGCCTCACCAAAGTGCAACCTTGATGTTGTTCTCCGCTTCCTTCTGGATAAGGCAAATAAGGGCTCCTGGCTGCCTCAAGAGGGCGAGGAAAAGCTTAGGGTCAAGGTAAGGACGATGGGTTTCTCCTGCCAATCTCATACCACTCTTCCACAAGGTAGATCTCATCTGTGCCTTGTCTTTGAGAGTTGGAGAAGAGGCAGCTGGCCCTTCCTCTGATTCTATACAAAATTTGTTCTCTTATTGAAGCTACAAATCTCTCTTCAGGTATTAGCAGCAAGAACAATTGTGGCGATCATAGAACAGCTCTGTGATTTCAAGAGGCTGCAGTTCTGGTCCAATTTTTTGTTTTCCACCTATCTGGACATCTTGAGCAATCAGCCCCGCAGAACTGAGGAGGAAACCAAGAACAAGGAAAGCTACTTGGTCCCAGAGTAGGTTGTTTTACAAGCAGAGGTCTTGTAGGGCAGTAGAGAGAGAAATCAGAGAGAGAGTGTGAGTGGAGCTTCTAGTCCACTTGATGGGCTTAGAACAGGCTTTTCTCTCATCTCTTGCTGAAGTGACAATCACTCTCTCTTTACAGAGAAATAGCATGTTTCCTTTCGACTCTGGTGAAGAGATTGGCCTCCGAGAACCAGATGTTACCAGATGTGACCAGATGAAGCAGATGTTCCTTTTGTCCCAGATTTACTATGCAATGCTCTACTACACCCGTACAGTTTGTGTGAATTTGCTGTGTCTGGTGAAGGAGATAGATGCCATCACAACACCCCCCTCACCCTATTTTGAATCCATGGGTACCAGAGACTGGTGTGGGAACAGTAGGTGGATCAGTCTGCCTACCATTATCTCTGCCAGCATGCAAAGCACAGGCCAAGAGGGCAACAAGACAAGCCATGATGAAGGCTTTTCCTAGAACAGCTGGAGGAGACAGTTCTGCATAGGAACCCTGACAcagcctcctctctcccttccctcttggGCTTATCTTGGTGGAAGGTTTGGGCCTGTATGTTAGCATTGCGGTATCACCCACAAGGGCATCTATCGCCTTCCATAgctggagtgtgatggagtctccttctttggaggtctttaagctgcggctggatggtcatctgtcagggatgctttgattgtgagttcctgcatggcagggggttggactggatggcccttggagtctcttctaactctagcaTTCTGTGAGAAGAAGGACATGGAGAGTCCCACCTCTCTTTCCTCTTGCACTTAGCTGGGTGGAAGTCAGAAATGCTTCTCTTTGGCCCTGGTTCTTGGAGGTGAAAATATTATAGTCTCACTTCCATattggtggactagactctgggacttgtggttaatggagaaaatggcagataataacaacagagcaagAGGCTTACACTTAGGATTGGCCTTTCATAATATTTAGCACCCATTTATTGAGTACATCCAGGAAgatttaggcccgttacaaacaggcctaaAAGTGCACGCTCcacgtgtgctagggttagaaaggggcgtacTTTCCGGACGCcgccaaccctagcacgcgctgagcacgcacaaaatggcggtggccattgtacacggccgccgccattacaacgtcacgacTGCACCCCTTCCCCGGACGCAAAAGGAGTTCCgcaacggagctccttttgccatttgcatcactgggtgcagccttcagacagctgcgcccagcgacacagaggagaaaggtgccaagcggcccctttctcctcctccccgccaccgtggggtgtccttggggcttgaagccccaaggacacccctttccaggctacaGGGAaggagccttttgccgcttccccacaggctggaaagcggcggatcagggcctcagcagctgccgctctggacactgaggcctgatccagctgggaaaggggtgggtgtaggctgccgcttttcggcggtctgtaacctgccttagtcTCTAGACAcccccccaattttagctaaatttttatggaaagatgtcatTCAAGATCCCTcatacaccttttatctatagttttcagggccttatctgggttattgtctttgtgaagtcaaaggctttcatggccggcatccatagttttttgtgtgtttttcgggctatgtggccatgttctagaagagtttcttcctgaccttttgccagcgtctgtggctggcatcttcagagaatgcttgcctggaaaggagttgggtatatatattgtgtgacctgggaaggtaggagtggattgttctgttgctaatggcaggcctcagggagGGAGgatctgcaaaggaggattattgattggtgctcattgtctgctgggaaacccctggccctgggagatgtctcatttgcatttgttttgtcttcatcttgctattcctcaggactggtagccaaattttgttcactttaagggtttcttctttccggttgcaATTATTCagctgtttgtggatttcaaaggCTTCCCTTTGACATGCAtcttgacatggtagtggttggcatggtccagaacttcagtgttttcaaacggtattttatgcccaagataatttgtggcatgttctgctactgctgattttttctggctggcccatctgcagtgtctctcgtgttccttcattcttgtttgcacactacatttggtggtccctatatagacttgtccgcagctgcatggtatgcggtagattcctgcagctgtgagagggtctctctggtccttgcctgagcgaagcatttgctggattttctttgtcagtttgtaaaccatttgaagcttgtgcttcctcaccagtttccctattctgtctgtgactcctttgacgtatggtaaaaataccttccctttaggTGGCTGCTTCTCTTCACTTCCCTAGGTTTTCCTGGGCccggcagcccttct
It encodes the following:
- the LOC121915911 gene encoding uncharacterized protein LOC121915911 isoform X2 — its product is MLSWCRKACRGTKKKLKAVKRTVVSRFRGSKQKDENLGTPPSIYKTSPEKNSTYNDSFILSYLENGTGRAEDVCCSLPNSDGLQEPQRSQDDKELSQAFPVETFPPDSTSLKVQEIEPEAQGSYVPKQNVEIQQPPVSSAPYIIGPGEEFMVTQWSPDVSYLLSSSTSSLDEGTDVPILYEQSQFSPEEKNVWLHNMCQQFSSLPLERGRIMVANIAQRHLTSILEHCLESDQKECEDIFYYVIASPKCNLDVVLRFLLDKANKGSWLPQEGEEKLRVKVLAARTIVAIIEQLCDFKRLQFWSNFLFSTYLDILSNQPRRTEEETKNKESYLVPEEIACFLSTLVKRLASENQMLPDVTR
- the LOC121915911 gene encoding uncharacterized protein LOC121915911 isoform X1, yielding MPSDSHRARGGRPARASPLAQGTKKKLKAVKRTVVSRFRGSKQKDENLGTPPSIYKTSPEKNSTYNDSFILSYLENGTGRAEDVCCSLPNSDGLQEPQRSQDDKELSQAFPVETFPPDSTSLKVQEIEPEAQGSYVPKQNVEIQQPPVSSAPYIIGPGEEFMVTQWSPDVSYLLSSSTSSLDEGTDVPILYEQSQFSPEEKNVWLHNMCQQFSSLPLERGRIMVANIAQRHLTSILEHCLESDQKECEDIFYYVIASPKCNLDVVLRFLLDKANKGSWLPQEGEEKLRVKVLAARTIVAIIEQLCDFKRLQFWSNFLFSTYLDILSNQPRRTEEETKNKESYLVPEEIACFLSTLVKRLASENQMLPDVTR